Below is a window of Leptospira saintgironsiae DNA.
GACGAGTGACAGACGCAAATGTGGCGAAGCCCGAGCGAGAGTTGCGAAGCAATCTCGAAGCGTAGCGGAAGCACCGAAAGTTATACGCTGGGCTGGCCTAATTATTATATAAATTTGTTAGATATTTACCTTTTAATGTCTTATAGATAGAAAAGTCAGAATCTATACTAATAATATTATAGATCCCTTCCCTCTCCGCAATACACATTAAAGATGCATCTGCCAAGTCCATTGGTAAATCTGAATATTTTTGCATCCGACTTTTAATATATTTTAGATCATCTAATGTTATATCTAAAATCTGCAGGCTTCCACGTTCTATCCATTCTAAAAAGTCTGATTGAGCATCTATTGAAAATGAAAGTAAATAAATTACCTCAGTTATCACCGGCCAAGTAGTAAATAAGGATCCTTTAAAGCTCTTTAGAAATTTAAAGACTGACTTATGATAATCATCTGTTGAATTGAATAATGCTATAATGGGACCAGAATCAACGAGTGCGACGTTTTTCATTCTTGTCCTTTAATGTTTTATTTAAGATACTTTTTCTATTCTGAGCTAATTTCTGATTATTCGCTGAATATTTACCAAATAGATCTTCACCTAATTCAAAAGGAGTCTTACTTGAACTATGGTTTTTTATATATTCAAGAATTGATTCTTTGACGATCTCGGAACGACTTTTGCCCTTAGATTTGGCAAATGAATCCAACTTTCTCTCTAAATCTGGTGGTATTCTCAAACTGATCACAAATACAATGTATCACGATTTAGTATTACATACAAGAATTTTATACGATTATTCTTAAAAAGTTGATTTTGTCAGCCTTGCGTATAACTCTAACTATCTGTAGTATTGCGCCCATGAAGTGGATGGGCGCAATAGCGCATAATCAGAGATCGTCCAGAGGACTTTTGACCTTAGAAACCATAGGGTCAACAATTCTAGCGTAGATTTCCGTGGTTTTTACAGATACATGGCCAAGTAGTCTTTGGATCATTTTGATTGAGGTGCCGGACTCCAGCAGATGGATTGCAAATGCATGTCTCAGGTCGTGGATCGAAACGTCTTTAGTGATGCCTGCTTTATTTTTAGCAGAAGTGAATATGTTTTCCGCGCTTCTGACGCTAAGATGTTTGCCTGGAATTTGGCCAGCGAAAATCCAGGAACTTTTGACTTGGTGTTTGAACAAATCGTTTAGATCTTCTTTGCAACTATTTGGCAAAAGACTGAAACGGTCCTTCTTTCCTTTACCTTGTCTGATACGAATAGATTTTTTATCCCAATCTAAATCATATCCTTTTAACTTTACAAGTTCCCCTACTCTTAAGCCGGATCCATAACAAAGTTTTAATAAAAGTTTATGTTTTGGGTTGGAAAGTGATTCGATGATCCTGATAACTTCTTTTCTGGATAATGATTCCGGGATCTTGTTTTCTCTTTTAGGAAGAGAGTAAGATACTAAAAATCTTACGCCTATTACAATATTATAATAAAATTTAAAAGATTGAAGTGCTGCTCTTAGAGAATTGGAAGCTAAGTTTCTTTCGTATAAAATTCGGTCCAAATAGATCTTTAATTCAGGCTCAGTGACTGAGTATGGATTTTTTTCGACAGATCTTAAGAAGGCTCGGTTGTATAAAAAATAGGATTTCAGAGTTTTCTTGCTATAATTGCGCCTTAACACCTCCGTTTTGAGGGGGATGAGAAGAATATCGTGATCTGCTTCTATCTTTTCCCGATGGGTGGAAACAAATTCAGAGAGAAAAGATTCAGAATACGGGATTTTCCAATATTTGAACTTATGGCTCCAAACTGCATTTGGCATTTTGGAGAATTTTTGGAAGAGTTCGGTATCGTAAGAAAACGAAATGGCGCTGAAGCAAAGTCCATTCTCCCAGATTTTCCAAATTTTGACTTTTTGGGGCACGGGGAGAATTTGAAAGAATACTAAATATTTGTATAGTAATTATTTTGATTTTGGAATATAGCTCCGCCCCTTCAGTCACACTGAAACAAGAAAAATCCTATAGAAAAGAAATCGTCGGACCCCATTTGACGCTTCCGGGTATAGTTTTGCCTTTTTTACCGGTGTTTCGACTTATTGCCAGCAAATTCCGAAATTCCAGGAATGTTACCGGAAAAATATCCGTTATGCGCCCTTTACGGACAAATTTATTGATTTAGAAGAGAAAAATTTTCCAGGAGGTCCAACATCATACTGTCACCGCTTAACATGTGTTGTTGGAGGATTTTTTGGAAATATACCTAAATGCGTCCATCACTCAAAGGACAATTATGACATGACAAAACAGGCAGGGTACTTTAAAAACGGAACAGATTCTAATGGAATTTTTTGGGAAATTAGATATTCTATTTTATCAGTATTCTTTAATTTTGAAATGAATTCGTTTATTTTCGAATCTTTCATTTCTATATTAGGCAAACTAGATGGATCATTCTTCCTCTCACAGTCCTGATTTTCGTCTTCTTTTTGAATCTATTCCAGGTTTGTACCTGGTACTTTCTCCAGAGCTCAAAATTATAGCAGTAAGCGATGGATATCTCAATGCCACTCGAACCGAGAGAGACAAAATTTTAGGCAGAGGTATTTTCGACGTTTTTCCGGATAATCCAGACGATCCGGAAGCGACAGGTGTGAGCAATCTTCACAGTTCTCTTCTTCGCGTTTTGGAAACAAAAGCTCCGGACACGATGGCGGTGCAAAAATACGATATCCAACTTCCGGAAGAAGAAGGTGGAGGTTTTACCGTAAAATATTGGAGTCCCTTGAACTCTCCAGTCCTTAATAAAAAAGGAAAGGTAGAATGTATAATCCATAAAGCAGAAGACATCACTGAGTTTGTTCTTCTAAAAGAAAGAGGAGAAAAACAATCCGAGATGACTGATGCTCTTCTCTCCCGCACGGAAGAGATGGAAAGAGAGATCATCCGACGCTCTCAGGAATTACAATCTGCAAATAAAAGTTTGAGAGAAACTGAAAAGGTCAAAAACGAATTTTTTGCGAACATTTCTCACGAACTTAGAACTCCTCTTAGTTTGATTTTAGCACCGGTAGAATCCATTCTTTCTGATAAAGGATCTAACCTTTCTCCCAATAATATTCAGATGTTGGGAACGGTTCATAATAATTCAGTCAGACTTCTTCAGATGGTGAATAGTCTATTAGATTTTTCTAAATTTGAAGCCGGAAAAATGAAAGTAGAGCTTGAACCCACAAATATCAGCAATCTTGTCGAAGCCATCTTAAAAGATTTCGAGCCAAGCGCACTGGAGAAAAACATTCAGATCCGAAAGGAACTTCCTTCTTCCAATCCGAATGTTTTGATTGATCGTTATTTATTCGAAAGGATTTTCTTTAATCTTCTATCAAACGCATTAAAATTCACTCCTAAAGATGGAAACATCTCCGTTACCTTAGCTTATTCTAAAGATCAACTTCTTCTTTCTGTTCAAGACTCCGGGATCGGGATCTCGGAAGAGGATCAAAGGATCATTTTCAAAAAATTTCAACAGGCAGAAGGTTCCTCTACCAGAAGATACGGTGGAACAGGACTCGGACTTGCAATGGTAAAAGATTTCTCGGAACTTTTAGGCGGTTCTGTAGAAGTTACTAGCAAACTAAATTCAGGAAGCAAATTTAGTGTTAAAATTCCTGCACAAACAGCAGAATCAGTGGAGAAGGAGCCTTCTTCCAAAATTTCCTCCCATTCGACCCAATTCTCTAGTTTAGAAATTTCTAATAAAGAAGATGTGGAGATCTCAGACAAACCGAAAGTTTTGATCTGCGAAGACAACGAAGATCTTTCTAGTTATATTTATTCCATTCTCTCTCCTTTCTGCCAGGTAAGATCCGCTGAAAATGGAAAGGAAGGTCTAAAATTGGTTTATTCCTGGGACCCGGATCTGGTTCTTTCAGATGTGATGATGCCCGAAATGGATGGAGTTAGGCTTTGTAAAGAGATCAAAGCAGATCCTAAAATTGCAAAAACTATTGTGGTACTTCTAACTGCATTAACCCATCGAGAGGCAATGTTAAAAGGTTGGGAGGCGAAGGCCGACGAATATTTATGTAAACCTTTCCATCCAGAAGAGTTGATTGTAAGAGTGAAGTCTCTTCTCGCAATTGCAGAAGATAGAAAGAAAAATTTAGAAACATTAGAACAGAAAAATTTTGAATTGGAATTTGCAAACGCTGAGTTAGAAGCATTCTCTTATTCTGTCTCTCATGACTTGAGGGCTCCATTGAGAGCAATCCAAGGTTATACCCAAATGATCTTAGAAGATCATAGTGCTGTTCTTGATCCAGAAGGAGTTCGATTCCTTAATGTGCTTATAGACTCTACAAAAAGAATGGAGAATCTAATCGATAACTTATTAGAATTCTCTAAAGTAGGTAAAAAAGAACTGAAGGATTCTACATTCGATCTTACTGAAGTTGCTGAAAATGTGGTAAGCCAGATCAAGGACCAAACAGAACATAAAGCCGAAATTATAATTCATCCACTCGCGAAAGTTACCACAGACAGGGATATGATGTCTTACGTATTCCAAAACCTAATCTCCAATGCGGTAAAATATTCCGCGAAAAAGGAAAGGCCTAAAGTGGAGATAGGAGTTACTCATACAGACAAAGGTAAAACGTTCTTTGTAAAAGATAATGGAGCCGGTTTCGATATGAAATATTACAATCGACTCTTCGGTGTATTCCAAAGATTGCATAGACAGGATGAATTTTCAGGCACAGGTGTGGGTCTTGCAATCGTACATAGGATCGTCACGCGATACAAGGGTTCAGTTTGGGCAGAAGGAAAACCAGGAGAAGGTGCGTCCTTCTTCTTTACCTTGGGAGAAAAAGTCGGAACTGCGGTCGGTTTTCATAACTGAAACACATAATAAACTCTATAATTTCTTTACTTAAGAGATAAATTTACTCTTCAAAGATTGGATAGAACCAACTAATACGTCTTATATTTTAAGCTTAGAAACTTTCTCCTTGAGCCGAAGGGGTGGCGTTCAAAATTAGTTTGCATGGGAACGGAAGTCCAATCTTTATCCTGGTTTAAATGGACTCCTTACGCGATCCTTCCGTTAATCAGTTTATTTCTTTCCGTTCTCTCTCTTAGAATAGGATTCAAAAGCAGACAAACTTCCGGTGCTCCAGAATTCATCCTTGTATGTCTTGGAATTATTCTTTATAGCTTTGGATATTTTTGGGAGATAATCAGCATAAGACCTGAGAGCATTATCTTTTGGGATAATTTCCAATTTATAGGCCCCGATCTTCTAATCGCATCCCTACTTTTTCTTTGCTTAAGAGTAGCGAATTTAAATAGATTCATCCATCCGATCAGCATTTTTCTTTTTTCAATCATTCCAATCTGCACCGAAATCGCCGTTTGGTTCGGGCCAGCAGAATGGATCCGCCCTTCTTACAGATTTGACCCATCTGCTCCTTGGCTTGCATTGATTTATGAATACGGGCCTTGGATGCAGATCTATGTAATCAATTCAATCTCCATATTCACCCTGTGTATTATAATTTTAATATATGGTGCCTGGTCCCAAAGAGCATTTCACAGAATAAGATGTTTAGTTTTTATGATAGGGATCTCTCTCCCATTCGGAAGCCAAGTCATGACTGCTGGGGGTTTTATCCCTTTCATCCATCCTAAACTAGATATTTTTCCTTTAACTGCAAGTTTTGCATTAATCGTTTGGATGTACGGCCTTTTCTATTTCAGGATCTTAAATCTCATTCCGTTAGCAAGAAACCAAGTATTCGAATATATACAAGATGCAGTTTTTGTAATGAACTCTTCCGGTTTCCTTTTGGACGCAAATGTTTCCGCCTTAAATTTGCTTGGAACTGCGAGATTAAAACAAGATTCCAAACTTTCTGAATTTCTTCCGGATCTGGGTGTCCTTGTTGAAGAATGCCGTACCAACAGAAAGACAAGTACAGAATGGAAAACGAACCATGGAAAATATTATGATGTTTCCGTTCGTTCCCAAAGAGCAGAAGGTTCTCATATCACAATTGTTGTTCTTAGGGATGTGACCCAAAGAGCAATCTCCGAAAGAAAACTTTCAGAAAGAAGAGATATTCTTCAGAGTATTTTAGACTCTACTAGCATCCTATTTTTAGTTTTAGATGGAGATGGTAGATTAATTTTATTGAATAGAGCCTGTTTACAAACCACAGGATTCGATTTAATGGAGTTAGAAGGAAAAGTTTTTTGGGAAACTGAACTGTTTGCGGAAGAAAGTAAAATAATCGGAAAAGTTTTTGAGCAACGTTTTGCTAAGAAGAAGTTCCCAAAACATACTAGCGTACTTCTTAGGACCAAAGATGGAAAATCGAGAAGGACTCTCTGGGAACATAAAGAAGTTCGAGATAAGAATGGTCATTTGCAATATGTGATCTCTACAGGAACAGATGCTACAGGCTTAAAAGAAGCAGAATTTCGAATAGAAACATTACAAAGAGCGAATGAAGAAATTTTAGCTAAGAACGAGATTATTGAATCTCAAAAATTTGATTTGGAAGATGCTCTCCAAAATCTAAAAAGGACCCAAGCAAAACTGATCCAAGCATCTAAACTCGCAGACCTGGGACAATTAGCCGCGGGGATTGCCCATGAGATCAATAACCCTATAGGCGCAATCCAAGCCGCAGGTTTTAATATTCTTTCCTATCTAGAAAAGATCAGAACGGATTTACGTTCTATTCTTCCGCTTCTATCTTCTTTATCCGATGAAGATTGGAATTCCTACAAAGAACTAATCACTTTAGGTATTTCTTCCAAAGAGATGCTGATCGGTTTAGAAAGAAGAAGGGTACTTGCAGAGATCAAAACTGAAATGAAATCAGCAGATATTCTTTTCCCAGAAGAAACGGCCGAATTTTTTGCGGACTTCGGGATTACTTCTTCTTGGAAAAATTTTGAAAGAATATTAAAAAATCAGAATACAAGGGAACTTCTACCCTTCTTTTTAAATCTTTTAGGTCCTGAACAATGCGTAGATACGATCAAAACCGCAGTAGAACGTTCCGCAAAAATTGTATATGCACTCAGAAGTTTTGCACATTTCGAGTCCTCTCATAAAAAGAGAAAATTTTCTTTAAAAGAAAATATAGATACTGTTCTAACACTATACCAAAATCTGTTTAAACATGGTGTAGAGGTTTCGACTAATCTGGATGGGATCCCAGAATTTTTAGGTTTCCCGGATGATTTAATGCATTTATGGACAAATTTGATCATGAATTCTGTCCAGGCAATGTCGTATAAAGGTTCCATTGGGATCAACGCCGTCTTACAAGAAAACGAAGTAATAGTTTCCATCCAAGACAAGGGACCCGGAATCCCTGCAGAAGTGAAAGACCAAGTATTTGATGTATTCTTCACTACCAAACCTTTGGGAGAAGGTTCTGGATTAGGTTTAGATATAGCAAAGCGAATTGTAGAAAAACATAAGGGAAGGATCTGGTTCGAATCTTCTCCTGGAAATACAATATTTTATGTGGGGCTTCCTTTCGAGGTCTGAATTTTTGTGATCGCATTTTTAGATAATTTTTTCATTTATAATTCTACTTCTAAACTTCTTACGGCTACGTATAACCCTTGGCTGGTCACTCTTTCCGTTTTGATGGCGATATTTGCCTCTTATATCGCTCTACAGATTGTAGGACAGAAAGTTCCAGAATCTTCTCCACCTATTACAAAATATTTAATTTCTTCTGCGGCGAGCCTTGCATTAGGTTGTGGTGTTTGGTCCATGCATTTTATAGGAATGCTTTCCTTTGAACTATGCACAACTGTTCAATATGATAAAAGTTTAACGATTCTTTCTATCTTTCCGAGTCTTCTTGCTTCTACAATTGCGCTGTCATTTGTAAATCGGCCTAAAATTTCTGTCACAGAACTAGTGCTAGGCGGCGCACTTGTGGGTTCCGGAATAGGAGCCATGCATTATACTGGAATGGCTGCCGTAGAAACAGGGCCATATTTACGTTATGATCCATGGTTCTTTGCATTATCCATTGTAGTTGCAGTGGTTCTTGCAATACTTTCTCTTTGGGTAAGATTCGGTTTAGAAAATCTGAAATTAGGAACTCTATGGCCTTCTCTCATTTCAGCTACCACAATGGGATCTGCAATTTCAGGAATGCATTATACTGGAATGGCTGCTGCAAGGTTTATAGGAGAAGAAGATCCAAATCTAATCTCTCAAACCACAGACTCCACATTCTTAGCGCTGTCAGTTTCTTTAATCACGATTGCATTCACTCTGTTTGCATTTGCAGTCAATTGGTTCTTAAGATACCGAGATCTAGTAAACAATCTAAGGGTAAGTGAATCCAGACTTAGGACAATCATCACCACCGCAGTGGATGGTGTGATCACAATGGATGGTCAGGGTAATATCAGAGAACTCAATCGTTCCGCAGAGTTGATCTTTGGTTATGAAAATAGCGAAACGATCGGTAAAAATATCAGAGAGCTGATGCCTGATCCTTACTATAATGCAAAAGATAGAAATTCAGATACAATGTTAAGCGCGGGCTTCTCTAAAATTATTGGAAGCAGTAGAGAAGTTATAGGTGTTAGAAAAGATGGATCCGACTTTCCTGTACGATTAGCAATCGGTCACGGAAAACTTGCCGGAGAGGATCTATTTGTTGGTTTTGTAACAGATATCAGCGAAAGAAAAATGATCGAAAACGCACTAAAACAAAGTGAACAACAAGTGCGTTCCTTGATCGAAAATATTCCTGGGATTACTTACAGATGTCTTCCTAATAATGATTGGAATATGTTATTCATGAGTGATGCTTCCGAATCAATCACCGGTTATCCTGTCCATGATTTTGTAAGCGTAACATCTGTACGATCTTTCAAAGATATTGTGCATCCTGATGATATTAAAATGGTAGAGTCCATAGTCGATTCTGCAGTTGCAGGAAAAAGAGCATTTACTTTAGAATATAGGATCATCCACAAAAACGGAGAGATCAGATGGCTTTGGGATAATGGATGCGGAGTTTATGGTGGAAATGGAGAAGCAATCTTCATTGACGGAGTTATTTTAGATATCACAGAAAGAAGAAGAATGGAAGAAGCTTTACGAAAGGAAAAAGAAAAAGCAGAACTTGCTGCGATCACTAAAACTTCCTTTTTGGCAAACATGAGCCATGAGATCCGAACTCCAATGAATGCGATCCTTGGATTTACAGAAGTCCTTCTTTCGGATGAATTAGAAAAAAATCATAGAACTCATTTGGAAACAGTCAAAAGTTCTGCAAAATCTTTATTAAGACTTTTGAATGATATTTTAAATACTGCGAAATTGGAAAAAGGAGCAGTTGAATTAGAAGAAATAGACTTCTCTCTTTTCAAATTGATAGCAGAATTAAAATCCACTTTAGGGATTAGCGCTCGAAAGAAAAATTTAGAATTTGAAGTGATCCAAGATCCAAATCTTTCTGAATTTTATAAGGGAGATTCTTTACGCATCAGACAGATATTGATGAATCTGATCGGTAATGCAGTCAAATTTACAGACAATGGAAAAGTCAGTTTAAAAGTAATAAAAGAAGAAGGAAAACTTCGCTTCTCTGTACAAGATACTGGGATCGGGATCCAAGCAGACCGATTAGAAAAAATTTTTGAACCATTCACTCAGGCAGATATTTCTACAACGAGACGTTTTGGTGGAACAGGACTTGGTACTACAATTTGTAAACAGTTAACCGAGTTAATGGGCGGGAAGATCTGGGCAGAGAGCATATTAGGAAAAGGAAGTACATTCCATGTACTTCTTCCTTTAAAAGAAGGAAACCCTAGACAAGAAAACAAATTACTAACAGGGATTAAACTTCCTGCTTTAAAGATCCTAGTCGTGGATGATGTCGAAAAAAATACAGAACTAGTAAGCCTTCTTCTCCAAAACCTTGGACACCAAGTAGAATCATCGTATAACGGAGAAGACGCAGTAAAAAAAGTCACGACCGGATCTTTCGATCTGGTTCTAATGGACGTACAGATGCCAGGACTTGACGGTCGCCAAGCGACTAAAGTCATCCGAATGCATGAGGCCCAAGAGAATGTTCCTAGGACCCCTATTTTGGCATTGACTGCAAGCGTTTTTGAAGAAGATAAACATGCAGCGAGTGCGGCCGGCATGGACGGATTTGTCTCCAAACCAGTGGAGATGGACCAGATGATCGCTGAGATTGCAAGAGTATTAGGTTTTTCTGAAACGATTGCAGATCCAGAAATCCATCCTTCCGGAAAAGAAGTGGAATGGGATCCTAAAAAGGCTTCTATTCTAGCAAAAGAACTATCCGGCTCTTTCCAAAGAGGCTCGATAGAAGAAGAATATCTAGAAGAATTTTCGGATCTGATCCGAACAAAAGTGGAAAACTCCGATTTTAAATCTTTTCGTTCTAAAATAGAACAATTCGAATTCGAAGAGGCATATACTCTTCTCAAAAAATTTATCGTCCAACTTGGATTAGAATCGGATCTCGGAAAATAGAATGAGCCATCTCTTAGATTTCAGACCTAAAATTTTAGTTGTAGATGACGAAGCAGCAAACCTGCAAGTACTCAAACAAATATTACAAGAAGATTATAGACTGTTTTTTGCTAAAGACGGATTAAAAGCTTTAGAACTCGCCATCTCGGAAAAGCCTAATCTTATTCTTTTGGATGTGATGATGCCAGGTATGACCGGGCACGAAACCTGTAAAAAACTTCGGAATGAACCTTCTACTTCCAGAATACCCGTTATATTTGTAACAGCTATGGCGGAAGAAGAAGACGAAGCGGATGGTTTCGAAGCAGGAGCAGTTGACTATATTACGAAACCTGTAAGTCCTGCAATCGTTAAAG
It encodes the following:
- a CDS encoding MHYT domain-containing protein, translating into MIAFLDNFFIYNSTSKLLTATYNPWLVTLSVLMAIFASYIALQIVGQKVPESSPPITKYLISSAASLALGCGVWSMHFIGMLSFELCTTVQYDKSLTILSIFPSLLASTIALSFVNRPKISVTELVLGGALVGSGIGAMHYTGMAAVETGPYLRYDPWFFALSIVVAVVLAILSLWVRFGLENLKLGTLWPSLISATTMGSAISGMHYTGMAAARFIGEEDPNLISQTTDSTFLALSVSLITIAFTLFAFAVNWFLRYRDLVNNLRVSESRLRTIITTAVDGVITMDGQGNIRELNRSAELIFGYENSETIGKNIRELMPDPYYNAKDRNSDTMLSAGFSKIIGSSREVIGVRKDGSDFPVRLAIGHGKLAGEDLFVGFVTDISERKMIENALKQSEQQVRSLIENIPGITYRCLPNNDWNMLFMSDASESITGYPVHDFVSVTSVRSFKDIVHPDDIKMVESIVDSAVAGKRAFTLEYRIIHKNGEIRWLWDNGCGVYGGNGEAIFIDGVILDITERRRMEEALRKEKEKAELAAITKTSFLANMSHEIRTPMNAILGFTEVLLSDELEKNHRTHLETVKSSAKSLLRLLNDILNTAKLEKGAVELEEIDFSLFKLIAELKSTLGISARKKNLEFEVIQDPNLSEFYKGDSLRIRQILMNLIGNAVKFTDNGKVSLKVIKEEGKLRFSVQDTGIGIQADRLEKIFEPFTQADISTTRRFGGTGLGTTICKQLTELMGGKIWAESILGKGSTFHVLLPLKEGNPRQENKLLTGIKLPALKILVVDDVEKNTELVSLLLQNLGHQVESSYNGEDAVKKVTTGSFDLVLMDVQMPGLDGRQATKVIRMHEAQENVPRTPILALTASVFEEDKHAASAAGMDGFVSKPVEMDQMIAEIARVLGFSETIADPEIHPSGKEVEWDPKKASILAKELSGSFQRGSIEEEYLEEFSDLIRTKVENSDFKSFRSKIEQFEFEEAYTLLKKFIVQLGLESDLGK
- a CDS encoding histidine kinase N-terminal 7TM domain-containing protein produces the protein MGTEVQSLSWFKWTPYAILPLISLFLSVLSLRIGFKSRQTSGAPEFILVCLGIILYSFGYFWEIISIRPESIIFWDNFQFIGPDLLIASLLFLCLRVANLNRFIHPISIFLFSIIPICTEIAVWFGPAEWIRPSYRFDPSAPWLALIYEYGPWMQIYVINSISIFTLCIIILIYGAWSQRAFHRIRCLVFMIGISLPFGSQVMTAGGFIPFIHPKLDIFPLTASFALIVWMYGLFYFRILNLIPLARNQVFEYIQDAVFVMNSSGFLLDANVSALNLLGTARLKQDSKLSEFLPDLGVLVEECRTNRKTSTEWKTNHGKYYDVSVRSQRAEGSHITIVVLRDVTQRAISERKLSERRDILQSILDSTSILFLVLDGDGRLILLNRACLQTTGFDLMELEGKVFWETELFAEESKIIGKVFEQRFAKKKFPKHTSVLLRTKDGKSRRTLWEHKEVRDKNGHLQYVISTGTDATGLKEAEFRIETLQRANEEILAKNEIIESQKFDLEDALQNLKRTQAKLIQASKLADLGQLAAGIAHEINNPIGAIQAAGFNILSYLEKIRTDLRSILPLLSSLSDEDWNSYKELITLGISSKEMLIGLERRRVLAEIKTEMKSADILFPEETAEFFADFGITSSWKNFERILKNQNTRELLPFFLNLLGPEQCVDTIKTAVERSAKIVYALRSFAHFESSHKKRKFSLKENIDTVLTLYQNLFKHGVEVSTNLDGIPEFLGFPDDLMHLWTNLIMNSVQAMSYKGSIGINAVLQENEVIVSIQDKGPGIPAEVKDQVFDVFFTTKPLGEGSGLGLDIAKRIVEKHKGRIWFESSPGNTIFYVGLPFEV
- a CDS encoding ribbon-helix-helix domain-containing protein, encoding MRIPPDLERKLDSFAKSKGKSRSEIVKESILEYIKNHSSSKTPFELGEDLFGKYSANNQKLAQNRKSILNKTLKDKNEKRRTR
- a CDS encoding type II toxin-antitoxin system VapC family toxin — translated: MKNVALVDSGPIIALFNSTDDYHKSVFKFLKSFKGSLFTTWPVITEVIYLLSFSIDAQSDFLEWIERGSLQILDITLDDLKYIKSRMQKYSDLPMDLADASLMCIAEREGIYNIISIDSDFSIYKTLKGKYLTNLYNN
- a CDS encoding hybrid sensor histidine kinase/response regulator — translated: MDHSSSHSPDFRLLFESIPGLYLVLSPELKIIAVSDGYLNATRTERDKILGRGIFDVFPDNPDDPEATGVSNLHSSLLRVLETKAPDTMAVQKYDIQLPEEEGGGFTVKYWSPLNSPVLNKKGKVECIIHKAEDITEFVLLKERGEKQSEMTDALLSRTEEMEREIIRRSQELQSANKSLRETEKVKNEFFANISHELRTPLSLILAPVESILSDKGSNLSPNNIQMLGTVHNNSVRLLQMVNSLLDFSKFEAGKMKVELEPTNISNLVEAILKDFEPSALEKNIQIRKELPSSNPNVLIDRYLFERIFFNLLSNALKFTPKDGNISVTLAYSKDQLLLSVQDSGIGISEEDQRIIFKKFQQAEGSSTRRYGGTGLGLAMVKDFSELLGGSVEVTSKLNSGSKFSVKIPAQTAESVEKEPSSKISSHSTQFSSLEISNKEDVEISDKPKVLICEDNEDLSSYIYSILSPFCQVRSAENGKEGLKLVYSWDPDLVLSDVMMPEMDGVRLCKEIKADPKIAKTIVVLLTALTHREAMLKGWEAKADEYLCKPFHPEELIVRVKSLLAIAEDRKKNLETLEQKNFELEFANAELEAFSYSVSHDLRAPLRAIQGYTQMILEDHSAVLDPEGVRFLNVLIDSTKRMENLIDNLLEFSKVGKKELKDSTFDLTEVAENVVSQIKDQTEHKAEIIIHPLAKVTTDRDMMSYVFQNLISNAVKYSAKKERPKVEIGVTHTDKGKTFFVKDNGAGFDMKYYNRLFGVFQRLHRQDEFSGTGVGLAIVHRIVTRYKGSVWAEGKPGEGASFFFTLGEKVGTAVGFHN
- a CDS encoding tyrosine-type recombinase/integrase, with the translated sequence MPQKVKIWKIWENGLCFSAISFSYDTELFQKFSKMPNAVWSHKFKYWKIPYSESFLSEFVSTHREKIEADHDILLIPLKTEVLRRNYSKKTLKSYFLYNRAFLRSVEKNPYSVTEPELKIYLDRILYERNLASNSLRAALQSFKFYYNIVIGVRFLVSYSLPKRENKIPESLSRKEVIRIIESLSNPKHKLLLKLCYGSGLRVGELVKLKGYDLDWDKKSIRIRQGKGKKDRFSLLPNSCKEDLNDLFKHQVKSSWIFAGQIPGKHLSVRSAENIFTSAKNKAGITKDVSIHDLRHAFAIHLLESGTSIKMIQRLLGHVSVKTTEIYARIVDPMVSKVKSPLDDL